From a region of the Zingiber officinale cultivar Zhangliang chromosome 4B, Zo_v1.1, whole genome shotgun sequence genome:
- the LOC121978756 gene encoding cytochrome P450 71A1-like: protein MLSQSSLLLIIASWFLFFVFCLRWTRAKKTPVGHPPAVPGLPVFGNLHQISSLPHRSLRALAEKHGPVMLLRLGRVPTVVVSSSAGAQEVLKTRDLTFASRPDSSLADRLFYRSQEILFSKYGEPWRQMRRIGVLHLLGQKQVHSFRKVREEEAAALVARIRAAAGGPVNLSDMIIDFTSDLTCRVALGRTYADAKGGGSQLRALSGEFMEVMGLFPVRDYIPWLAWIDWLSGLDGRAKRIGLEFDALLEKVIAEHRRRKLTAKIDADDMDPVDILLSLGDSNEDGAAASSSSNISLTIYNIKGIILDMIVGGTDTTTATLEWAMAELIRHPEEMTKVQEEIRRVAGPRGEEIREEALEGMEQLKAVLKETLRLHPPGPLLLPREAMETTELQGYSIPKGTRVVVNGWAIARDPALWDKAEEFLPERFLADSGAGALDFKGIDFRYLPFGAGRRGCPGSGFAMATLEVVLASLLYHFDWEMPGGMTAEEMDMDEVFGLVMQKKSSVILRGRPFKD from the exons ATGTTGTCTCAATCTTCTCTTTTGCTCATTATTGCTTCGTGGTTTCTCTTCTTCGTGTTCTGCCTCCGGTGGACGCGGGCCAAGAAAACACCGGTCGGCCATCCCCCTGCTGTGCCGGGTCTCCCTGTCTTTGGGAACCTCCACCAGATCAGTTCCCTCCCGCACCGCTCCCTGCGAGCGCTCGCAGAGAAGCATGGCCCCGTCATGCTCCTCCGCTTGGGCCGCGTCCCCACCGTCGTGGTCTCCTCGTCGGCCGGCGCCCAAGAGGTTTTGAAGACCCGCGACCTCACCTTCGCGAGTCGCCCGGACTCGAGCCTCGCCGACCGACTCTTCTACCGTTCGCAGGAGATTCTCTTCAGCAAGTACGGCGAGCCGTGGCGCCAAATGCGGCGCATCGGCGTCCTCCACCTCCTCGGCCAGAAGCAGGTGCACTCCTTCCGAAAGGTCCGCGAGGAGGAGGCCGCCGCCCTCGTCGCCAGGATCCGCGCCGCCGCCGGAGGCCCGGTTAACTTGAGCGACATGATCATCGACTTCACGAGCGACCTCACCTGCAGGGTGGCTCTGGGCCGGACGTACGCCGACGCCAAGGGCGGTGGCAGCCAGCTCCGGGCTCTCTCCGGGGAGTTCATGGAGGTCATGGGCCTGTTCCCGGTGCGCGACTACATCCCCTGGCtggcctggatcgattggctgagtGGCCTGGACGGCAGAGCGAAGAGGATCGGGCTGGAGTTCGACGCTCTGCTCGAGAAAGTCATAGCTGAGCATCGCCGGAGGAAGCTCACCGCCAAAATCGACGCTGACGACATGGATCCGGTCGACATCTTGCTCTCTTTGGGCGATAGCAACGAAGACGGCGCTGCCGCTTCTTCCTCCTCCAACATTTCGCTCACCATATACAACATCAAAGGCATCATTTTG GACATGATTGTCGGTGGAACTGACACGACGACAGCAACGCTGGAATGGGCAATGGCGGAGCTAATCCGGCACCCGGAAGAAATGACAAAAGTGCAAGAGGAGATCCGGCGAGTCGCCGGACCCAGaggagaagaaataagagaagaggCCTTAGAAGGGATGGAGCAATTGAAGGCGGTGCTCAAGGAGACACTCCGTTTGCACCCTCCAGGTCCTCTGCTGCTCCCTCGAGAAGCCATGGAGACCACCGAGCTCCAGGGCTACAGCATCCCCAAAGGCACGAGGGTGGTCGTCAATGGCTGGGCGATCGCAAGAGATCCTGCTTTGTGGGATAAGGCCGAAGAGTTTCTTCCGGAGAGGTTCCTGGCCGATTCCGGCGCCGGTGCACTCGACTTCAAGGGGATCGACTTCAGGTACCTGCCGTTTGGAGCAGGGCGGAGAGGCTGCCCGGGCTCCGGGTTCGCCATGGCCACCCTGGAGGTTGTCCTCGCGAGCTTGTTGTACCATTTCGACTGGGAGATGCCTGGCGGGATGACCGCGGAGGAGATGGATATGGACGAGGTGTTTGGGCTCGTCATGCAAAAGAAATCGAGCGTGATTCTACGAGGAAGGCCCTTCAAAGATTAG
- the LOC121977063 gene encoding cytochrome P450 71A1-like, protein MFYQSSLLLVVSWFLFFVFCLRWTRSKKSPVDYPPAVPGLPVFGNLHQLGSLPHRSLRALAEKHGPVMVVRLGRLPTVVVSSPAAAQEVLKTRDLAFASRPDSSLADRLFYRSQELAFGKYGEAWRQMRRIGVLHLLSQKQVQSFRKVREEGAAALVARIRAAAGPVNLSDMMIDFTSDLICRVALGRTYADAKGGGSQLRALFGEFSELMGLFPVRDCIPWLGWIDWLSGLDGRARKIGLELDALLEKVIAEHRHRRKLAAKIDANDMDLVDVLLSLGDRDDDASSSNISLTMDNIKGLLLNMIIAGTDTTKATLEWAMVELIRRPEEMAKVQEEIRRVAGPRGEEIREEALKGMQQLKAVIKETLRLHPPGPLLLPRETMESTELQNYRIPKGTRVFVNIWAIARDPALWDKAEEFLPERFLGDSDARAATLDFRYLPFGAGRRSCPGAGFAMASLEVVLANLLYHFDWELPRGMSAEEMDMDEVFGLVVQKKSSVILQGRPFEA, encoded by the exons ATGTTCTATCAATCTTCTCTTTTGCTTGTTGTCTCGTGGTTTCTCTTCTTCGTGTTCTGCCTCCGGTGGACACGGTCCAAGAAATCACCGGTCGACTATCCCCCTGCGGTGCCGGGTCTCCCTGTCTTTGGGAACCTCCACCAGCTTGGTTCCCTCCCGCACCGCTCTCTGCGAGCGCTCGCAGAGAAGCATGGCCCCGTCATGGTGGTCCGCTTGGGCCGCCTCCCCACCGTGGTCGTCTCCTCGCCTGCCGCCGCCCAAGAGGTCTTGAAGACCCGCGACCTCGCCTTCGCGAGCCGCCCGGACTCAAGCCTCGCCGACCGACTCTTCTACCGTTCGCAGGAGCTGGCCTTCGGCAAGTACGGCGAGGCGTGGCGCCAAATGCGGCGAATCGGCGTCCTCCACCTCCTCAGTCAGAAGCAGGTGCAGTCCTTCCGCAAGGTCCGGGAGGAGGGGGCTGCTGCCCTCGTCGCCAGGATCCGGGCCGCCGCCGGCCCGGTGAACTTGAGCGACATGATGATCGACTTCACGAGCGACCTCATCTGCAGGGTGGCGCTCGGCCGGACGTACGCCGACGCCAAGGGCGGCGGCAGCCAGCTCAGGGCGCTCTTCGGGGAGTTCTCGGAACTCATGGGCCTGTTCCCGGTGCGCGATTGCATCCCCTGGCTtggctggatcgattggctgagtGGCCTGGACGGCAGGGCCAGGAAGATCGGGCTGGAGCTCGACGCTCTGCTCGAGAAAGTCATAGCTGAGCATCGCCACCGGAGGAAGCTCGCGGCCAAAATTGACGCCAACGACATGGATCTGGTCGACGTCTTGCTCTCTTTGGGCGATCGCGACGACGACGCTTCTTCCTCCAACATTTCGCTCACCATGGACAACATCAAAGGCCTCCTTTTG AACATGATCATCGCAGGAACTGATACGACGAAAGCAACTCTAGAATGGGCAATGGTGGAGCTAATCCGGCGCCCCGAAGAAATGGCTAAAGTGCAAGAGGAGATCCGGCGAGTCGCTGGACCCAGaggagaagaaataagagaagaggCCTTGAAGGGGATGCAGCAATTGAAGGCTGTGATCAAAGAGACACTCCGTTTGCACCCGCCAGGTCCTTTGTTGCTCCCTCGAGAAACCATGGAGAGCACCGAGCTCCAGAACTACCGCATCCCCAAGGGCACGAGGGTGTTCGTCAATATCTGGGCGATTGCAAGAGATCCTGCTTTGTGGGACAAGGCTGAGGAGTTCCTTCCGGAGAGGTTCCTAGGCGATTCCGACGCCCGCGCCGCCACACTCGACTTCAGGTACCTGCCGTTCGGAGCAGGGCGGAGAAGCTGCCCGGGCGCCGGGTTCGCCATGGCCTCCCTGGAGGTTGTCCTCGCGAACCTGCTGTACCATTTCGACTGGGAGTTGCCCCGCGGGATGAGCGCGGAGGAGATGGACATGGACGAGGTTTTTGGGCTTGTCGTCCAAAAGAAATCGAGCGTGATTCTACAAGGCAGGCCCTTCGAAGCATAG